The proteins below come from a single Solea solea chromosome 6, fSolSol10.1, whole genome shotgun sequence genomic window:
- the dnase1l4.1 gene encoding deoxyribonuclease 1 like 4, tandem duplicate 1 isoform X1, producing MKVASFNIQKFGRSKVSDPDVLNILTKIVSRYDIILVLEVVDVSGESVKTFVDALNKYNNKHHYTLTISSRLGRTRYKEQFMFLYRDDMVDLVGSYQFDDELTEGGDVFARDPYILRFRCLNTVLQDLVLIPVHTKPDDSEKELDELYDVFLHIKKKWHTDNVMILGDFNADGSYVSKRAMKDIRIRNDKNFHWLISDDVDTTASTGNNHTYDRIVVYGDDVLQAVVPNSAKPFNFQKAYGLTEEQALKVSDHYPVEVELKSDEDNGVKKQWQPRSVPLGLVTLDQDLLDLKRENLLLEREKLQLEIMILRKKMARMNCGD from the exons ATGAAAGTCGCATCTTTCAACATTCAGAAGTTCGGAAGGAGCAAAGTGTCCGACCCCGATGTTCTCAACATACTGACcaag ATCGTGTCTCGTTATGACATCATCTTGGTTCTTGAAGTTGTCGACGTCAGTGGAGAATCTGTAAAAACCTTTGTTGACGCTCTGAACAA atacaACAACAAGCATCACTACACTCTGACCATCAGCAGTCGCTTGGGGCGAACGCGTTACAAGGAACAGTTCATGTTCTTGTACAG ggACGACATGGTCGATCTCGTGGGCTCGTATCAGTTTGACGATGAGCTGACAGAGGGAGGGGACGTTTTCGCCCGAGACCCCTACATTCTGCGATTCAGATGTCTCAACACAG TGCTGCAGGACCTTGTGCTGATCCCCGTTCACACCAAACCAGATGACTCGGAGAAGGAGCTGGATGAGCTCTACGATGTTTTCCTGCACATTAAGAAAAAGTGGCACACTGAT AACGTCATGATCCTGGGCGACTTCAACGCCGACGGCTCGTATGTCTCCAAGAGAGCGATGAAGGACATCCGGATACGTAACGACAAGAACTTCCACTGGCTGATCAGCGATGATGTTGACACCACGGCCAGCACCGGCAACAACCACACCTATGACAG GATCGTGGTTTATGGAGATGACGTTCTTCAGGCTGTCGTACCAAACTCTGCCAAACCTTTCAACTTCCAGAAGGCGTATGGACTCACTGAGGAGCAG GCTCTGAAAGTGAGCGACCATTATCCTGTGGAAGTGGAGCTAAAATCCGACGAAGACAATG GTGTGAAAAAGCAGTGGCAGCCTCGGTCTGTGCCTCTCGGGCTCGTGACCCTGGACCAGGATCTGCTGGACCTGAAGAGAGAAAACCTGctcctggagagagagaagctccAGCTGGAGATTATGATCCTCCGGAAGAAAATGGCCAGGATGAACTGTGGAGATTAA
- the dnase1l4.1 gene encoding deoxyribonuclease 1 like 4, tandem duplicate 1 isoform X2, which translates to MKVASFNIQKFGRSKVSDPDVLNILTKIVSRYDIILVLEVVDVSGESVKTFVDALNKYNNKHHYTLTISSRLGRTRYKEQFMFLYRDDMVDLVGSYQFDDELTEGGDVFARDPYILRFRCLNTVLQDLVLIPVHTKPDDSEKELDELYDVFLHIKKKWHTDNVMILGDFNADGSYVSKRAMKDIRIRNDKNFHWLISDDVDTTASTGNNHTYDRIVVYGDDVLQAVVPNSAKPFNFQKAYGLTEEQALKVSDHYPVEVELKSDEDNGRCTWCCFACKIRPTETPARTFSKGDTGE; encoded by the exons ATGAAAGTCGCATCTTTCAACATTCAGAAGTTCGGAAGGAGCAAAGTGTCCGACCCCGATGTTCTCAACATACTGACcaag ATCGTGTCTCGTTATGACATCATCTTGGTTCTTGAAGTTGTCGACGTCAGTGGAGAATCTGTAAAAACCTTTGTTGACGCTCTGAACAA atacaACAACAAGCATCACTACACTCTGACCATCAGCAGTCGCTTGGGGCGAACGCGTTACAAGGAACAGTTCATGTTCTTGTACAG ggACGACATGGTCGATCTCGTGGGCTCGTATCAGTTTGACGATGAGCTGACAGAGGGAGGGGACGTTTTCGCCCGAGACCCCTACATTCTGCGATTCAGATGTCTCAACACAG TGCTGCAGGACCTTGTGCTGATCCCCGTTCACACCAAACCAGATGACTCGGAGAAGGAGCTGGATGAGCTCTACGATGTTTTCCTGCACATTAAGAAAAAGTGGCACACTGAT AACGTCATGATCCTGGGCGACTTCAACGCCGACGGCTCGTATGTCTCCAAGAGAGCGATGAAGGACATCCGGATACGTAACGACAAGAACTTCCACTGGCTGATCAGCGATGATGTTGACACCACGGCCAGCACCGGCAACAACCACACCTATGACAG GATCGTGGTTTATGGAGATGACGTTCTTCAGGCTGTCGTACCAAACTCTGCCAAACCTTTCAACTTCCAGAAGGCGTATGGACTCACTGAGGAGCAG GCTCTGAAAGTGAGCGACCATTATCCTGTGGAAGTGGAGCTAAAATCCGACGAAGACAATG GCAGGTGCACTTGGTGCTGTTTTGCATGCAAGATAAGGCCCACGGAAACTCCAGCCAGAACCTTCTCCAAAGGAGACACAGGAGAGTAG